The sequence below is a genomic window from Flavobacterium lipolyticum.
TTAGATTACAAATTTCTAATTTTATTTTGACATTCCTCCCCAGGTTTTGTTCTTGATCCTGTTTTGGGGAGACGGCTGAATAAGATTCGGGTATGGTCTGTGCGCTGGAATAAAATAAAAGAGTAAAAAAAAAAACCACTTACGTTTGTAAGTGGTTTTTAGTAAGCTCCCCCTCTTGGGCTCGAACCAAGGACCCTCTGATTAACAGTCAGATGCTCTAACCAACTGAGCTAAGGAGGAATCACCTTAAAGGTAAATATGTTTGCTAAAAAGTTGCTCCCCCTCTTGGGCTCGAACCAAGGACCCTCTGATTAACAGTCAGATGCTCTAACCAACTGAGCTAAGGAGGAAGTTGCTGTTCTTTTTAGCGAGTGCAAATATAAGACGTTTTTTAGTTTCTCAAAAATATTTTAGCACTTTTTATTGATTTTTTTTTCTATTTCACAATTGCCTTATAAATGTCGTTCCCGTTAGCAAATAAAAGTAGTGCTATAAGTAAAACGAAACCAACCATTTGGGCGTTTTCAAGGAATTTATCACTCGGTTTTCTGCCGCTAATTATTTCGTATAATAAAAACATTACATGACCGCCATCAAGAGCAGGAATTGGCAATAAATTCATTACTCCAAGCATAATTGATAATAAAGCAGTGATCGACCAGAAGGTTTCCCAGCTCCAGCTGCTTGGAAAAATGTTGAAAATAGCTGCAAAACCACCCACTTGTTTGTAAGCTTTTGTCTCAGGATTGAAAATCATTTTAAGCTGTTTCCCGTAACCTACCAACTGATCTTTACCTTTTGTAAGTCCAACCGGAATGGATTCTAAGAAAGTGTAGCTTTTAGTGCTTACCTTATAGTATCCTAATTTTTCTAAGGATTCGATATTTAAACCTCCAACGCCAACACCTAGCTTTCCTGCCGCAGAAACTTTAACGGTAATGGGTACTTTCTTTAAATCGCGTAAAACAACAGCAGGAATAGTTTTGCCTTTGTTGCTTTCTAAAATCGTTTTTACCTGATCATAGTATCTTGAGTCCTGACCGTTAAGGCTAACAATTAAATCTTTTGGTTTTAAAGCTGTATTTCCGGATTCTTCTGTAACACTTGCTACCGCAAAAGGGATTCTCATGTTTACAAGAGGTGCCTTTTCCTGTTTTGACAACTGATCGACAAAGTCAGTTGGCATTTTTATAGTTTGCTGTTGTCCGTTTCTTTCGATTAAGATTTCTTTGGCCATGATAATTTTCATGTTGATATCATTATCGAAATTTTCTATTTTTTGTCCGTCAACAGCCAGAAATTTATCTCCGGTTTTGAAACCTGCTTTTAGCATTACAGGGTTTTCAACCAAAACACCATCTTTCAGATCTGCATTGGCCACATAAGTGTCACCGTAAGCAAATGCCATTCCAATATAAATAATAAACGCCAGGATAAAGTTTACCGTAACACCACCTAACATAATAATTAAACGCTGCCATGCCGGTTTCGAACGGAATTCCCAAGGTTGTGGAGGTAAAGCCATTTGATCTTTGTCCATACTTTCATCGATCATTCCGGATATTTTCACATAACCTCCAAGGGGTAACCAACCGATTCCGTATTCT
It includes:
- the rseP gene encoding RIP metalloprotease RseP; the encoded protein is MDIVIKLSQFLLSLSLLIILHELGHFIPAKLFKTRVEKFYLFFDVKYSLLKKKIGETEYGIGWLPLGGYVKISGMIDESMDKDQMALPPQPWEFRSKPAWQRLIIMLGGVTVNFILAFIIYIGMAFAYGDTYVANADLKDGVLVENPVMLKAGFKTGDKFLAVDGQKIENFDNDINMKIIMAKEILIERNGQQQTIKMPTDFVDQLSKQEKAPLVNMRIPFAVASVTEESGNTALKPKDLIVSLNGQDSRYYDQVKTILESNKGKTIPAVVLRDLKKVPITVKVSAAGKLGVGVGGLNIESLEKLGYYKVSTKSYTFLESIPVGLTKGKDQLVGYGKQLKMIFNPETKAYKQVGGFAAIFNIFPSSWSWETFWSITALLSIMLGVMNLLPIPALDGGHVMFLLYEIISGRKPSDKFLENAQMVGFVLLIALLLFANGNDIYKAIVK